Proteins encoded by one window of Geobacter sp. DSM 9736:
- a CDS encoding DUF503 domain-containing protein → MHVYSTVLHLHLPSTSLKGKRGIVKSILARARNRFNVAAAEVDLQDVPGSALLGFVTVTESRAAGRRILEQLEEWVVEERPDVDLVGADIEER, encoded by the coding sequence ATGCACGTTTACTCAACGGTCCTTCATCTGCACCTTCCCAGCACCTCGCTCAAAGGTAAAAGGGGGATCGTCAAGAGCATACTTGCCCGTGCGCGGAACAGATTCAATGTGGCCGCGGCGGAAGTGGATCTGCAGGATGTGCCGGGCTCTGCCCTGCTCGGCTTCGTTACCGTAACCGAGAGCCGTGCCGCAGGCCGTAGAATACTGGAGCAGCTGGAAGAGTGGGTGGTGGAGGAGCGTCCGGATGTGGATCTGGTCGGAGCGGACATAGAGGAGCGATGA
- a CDS encoding HD domain-containing phosphohydrolase, producing MNSLKVKILGLITAIALLIIAASAYINVQQQKHLTTDIIERDAQVLTETIRTAIADVMRSGHHADVRSIFSRIRSENHIRSLRIVNQEGVVLNSAVAGEIGAITPSRELKEIRSGNHERVHNMAGTRVYHSLTPIYNGPHCSGCHDPARKVLGVLELEMSLDYVNDFFQEGRRFILVTTSVLVLLLVACVFLFLHIYVDKPVRQMVRAMTQVEEGNLHEQPVITSSQEMNLLTTHFNRMIERLKSLVETTVENEVQLAKAEDKLAHHYEIHQMNHKLAEQIKEIENLNIILEERIEEIEGANYKIADLAGELEDKNYNLEKAVAKLSTLYKVGLGINSIIELDKLFNLIVRTTMETLQAQIGYIVLYTPKQGVLRIKALHGLNDVSPDAHLLPMQPSGVATWVINNRKPLLITDMKDAPGFDRFSVLGYERKTLVAAPLIAKDGIIGTITVVNKVDNSIYNNEDLELLTTIAAQASIAITNAKLYDEQQRTYMNTIHALVSAIEANDSYTRGHSERVTRYSLKLAAKLGLSEERMKIIERAAILHDIGKIGINLALLNKQGLLTPEEVRELQQHPDIGMKILEPIEFLHDVRLCIGQHHERFDGHGYPHSLKGDQLLLESRILAIADAFDAMTSDRPYRKALSIETAVEELKKNSGGQFDPDLVRHFIQTIGCDSMLAGSPGDSAFISTSAA from the coding sequence ATGAATTCACTGAAAGTAAAAATACTTGGATTGATTACTGCCATAGCGCTTCTGATAATAGCAGCTTCGGCATACATCAATGTCCAACAGCAGAAGCATCTGACTACGGATATAATCGAGCGTGATGCACAGGTTTTGACCGAAACCATCAGAACTGCAATCGCCGATGTCATGCGCAGTGGTCATCACGCCGATGTGCGCAGTATCTTTTCACGCATCCGTTCAGAGAATCACATCCGTTCCCTGCGTATCGTGAACCAGGAAGGCGTGGTCCTCAACTCCGCCGTGGCGGGGGAGATCGGCGCCATCACTCCCAGCAGGGAGCTGAAAGAAATCCGCTCGGGCAACCACGAGCGCGTTCACAACATGGCAGGGACTCGCGTCTACCACAGCCTTACCCCCATCTACAACGGTCCCCATTGCAGTGGCTGCCATGACCCTGCACGAAAGGTTCTGGGTGTCCTAGAACTGGAAATGTCGCTGGATTACGTCAACGATTTCTTCCAGGAGGGGCGTAGGTTCATTCTCGTGACTACCTCCGTCCTGGTCCTTCTTCTCGTTGCCTGTGTTTTTCTCTTTCTTCACATCTATGTGGACAAGCCGGTGAGGCAGATGGTTCGTGCAATGACCCAGGTGGAGGAGGGAAACCTGCACGAGCAGCCGGTGATTACGAGCAGTCAGGAGATGAACCTGCTCACCACGCACTTCAACCGGATGATCGAGCGGCTTAAGAGTCTTGTGGAAACCACCGTGGAGAACGAGGTGCAACTTGCCAAGGCGGAAGATAAGCTGGCACACCATTACGAGATCCACCAGATGAACCATAAACTGGCCGAGCAGATAAAGGAGATCGAAAACCTCAATATAATTCTGGAGGAGCGTATCGAGGAGATTGAGGGAGCAAACTACAAGATAGCCGATCTGGCGGGTGAACTGGAGGACAAGAACTATAACCTGGAAAAAGCTGTGGCAAAACTTTCCACCCTCTACAAGGTTGGCCTGGGCATCAACTCGATCATTGAGCTGGACAAGCTGTTCAACCTGATCGTGCGCACTACCATGGAGACTCTGCAGGCACAGATCGGTTACATAGTCCTCTACACTCCTAAGCAGGGGGTGCTTAGAATAAAGGCGCTCCACGGCCTGAACGATGTCTCCCCGGACGCTCACCTGCTGCCGATGCAGCCTTCAGGAGTGGCGACCTGGGTGATCAACAACCGGAAGCCGCTGCTGATCACCGACATGAAGGATGCACCCGGGTTCGACCGGTTCAGCGTGCTCGGTTACGAACGGAAGACCCTGGTTGCGGCACCCCTCATTGCCAAGGACGGGATTATCGGTACCATTACTGTGGTCAACAAGGTGGATAATTCGATTTACAATAACGAAGATCTGGAACTATTGACCACGATAGCTGCACAGGCAAGCATCGCCATCACCAATGCAAAACTGTACGATGAGCAGCAGAGGACCTACATGAATACGATCCACGCCCTCGTCTCGGCCATCGAAGCAAACGACAGTTACACACGCGGTCACTCCGAGCGGGTGACCCGCTACAGCCTGAAGCTGGCCGCGAAGCTCGGCCTTTCCGAAGAGCGGATGAAGATCATCGAGCGTGCAGCTATCCTCCACGATATAGGAAAGATCGGTATTAATCTCGCCCTTCTCAACAAGCAGGGGCTCCTCACACCCGAGGAGGTGCGCGAGCTGCAGCAGCATCCCGACATAGGGATGAAAATTCTCGAGCCGATCGAATTTCTCCACGACGTTCGCCTCTGCATAGGTCAGCATCATGAAAGGTTCGACGGACATGGGTACCCGCACAGCCTGAAAGGTGACCAGCTGCTCCTCGAATCGAGGATACTTGCGATAGCCGACGCTTTCGACGCCATGACTTCCGACCGGCCGTACCGAAAGGCCCTCAGCATCGAAACCGCGGTCGAGGAGCTGAAAAAGAACAGCGGCGGGCAATTCGACCCCGACCTCGTTCGCCATTTCATCCAGACTATAGGATGCGATTCAATGCTTGCCGGTTCCCCCGGTGATTCGGCCTTTATTTCCACATCCGCCGCCTGA
- a CDS encoding helix-turn-helix transcriptional regulator, which yields MEFEKEKYLEGEAEVLKVLGHPIRLKIVAGLCERECNVKHIWECLGLPQATVSQHLALLKNKRIIEGKRDGVEVHYTVIHPLARRIVNIIS from the coding sequence ATGGAATTCGAGAAGGAAAAGTATCTGGAAGGGGAGGCAGAGGTTCTGAAAGTGCTCGGGCATCCTATCAGACTCAAAATCGTTGCAGGACTCTGTGAACGTGAATGTAACGTAAAGCATATCTGGGAGTGCCTGGGGCTTCCTCAAGCCACAGTGTCCCAGCATCTGGCGCTTTTGAAGAACAAGCGGATCATAGAAGGGAAACGCGACGGAGTGGAAGTCCACTACACTGTCATCCATCCTCTGGCCCGTCGTATCGTAAACATCATTTCCTGA
- a CDS encoding ABC transporter ATP-binding protein, producing the protein MPNLLDVQGLSVHFRLSRGILKAVDRIDLSLQRGETLALVGESGCGKSMTAYSLMRLVPPPGEISAGKILFDGTDLLGLTEEEMRRLRGDRLAMIFQEPMTSLNPVFTIGKQIAEGLRLHRGVSRNEARQETLKLLTQVGIPSAERRLDDYPHQLSGGMRQRVMIAMALACRPQLLIADEPTTALDVTIQAQILELLDRLKEERGTALILITHDLGIVAEHTDRTVIMYAGRIMESAPTRELFENPLHPYTEGLLNSLPQAAKPGEALRTIPGHVPDLLAGLPGCGFCDRCTDRQWLCRGEEPPMKEVSPGHMVRCWKFA; encoded by the coding sequence TTGCCTAACCTTCTCGACGTACAGGGCCTTTCGGTCCACTTCAGGCTGTCCCGTGGCATACTCAAAGCCGTGGACAGGATCGACCTCTCGCTGCAGAGGGGGGAAACACTCGCCCTTGTGGGGGAATCGGGGTGCGGCAAAAGCATGACTGCCTACTCGCTCATGCGCCTCGTGCCTCCTCCGGGAGAGATTTCCGCGGGGAAGATACTGTTCGACGGTACCGATCTGCTGGGCCTTACGGAGGAAGAGATGCGCAGGCTGCGTGGAGACCGCCTCGCCATGATATTCCAGGAGCCCATGACCTCTCTCAATCCGGTTTTTACAATCGGAAAGCAGATTGCCGAAGGGTTGCGGCTGCATCGCGGCGTTTCAAGAAATGAGGCGCGGCAGGAAACGCTTAAACTTCTGACCCAGGTAGGCATTCCTTCAGCGGAACGTCGCCTGGATGACTACCCACACCAGTTGAGCGGAGGGATGCGCCAGCGGGTGATGATCGCCATGGCGCTCGCCTGCCGCCCGCAGCTTCTCATTGCGGATGAACCTACCACCGCACTTGACGTAACGATCCAGGCCCAGATCCTCGAATTGCTCGATCGCCTGAAAGAAGAGAGAGGCACGGCCCTGATTCTCATCACCCACGACCTGGGCATCGTCGCGGAGCACACGGACCGGACGGTGATCATGTACGCGGGCCGGATCATGGAATCGGCTCCCACCCGGGAGTTGTTTGAAAACCCGCTTCACCCCTACACCGAGGGGCTCCTCAATTCGCTGCCGCAAGCCGCGAAGCCGGGAGAGGCGCTGCGGACCATCCCGGGCCACGTGCCAGACCTTCTCGCCGGGCTTCCCGGCTGCGGGTTCTGCGACCGCTGCACTGACAGGCAATGGCTTTGCAGGGGGGAGGAACCACCCATGAAGGAGGTCAGCCCGGGCCACATGGTCCGCTGCTGGAAATTTGCATGA
- a CDS encoding ABC transporter ATP-binding protein: MGESSLPLVEIKNLIKSYRRGVQTIPVLQDISFDIAEGEFLALMGPSGSGKSTLLNLIAGIDKPDSGEIRVSGTDIVQLDDTALAGWRASNVGFIFQFYNLMPVLTAFENVELPLLLTHLSRRERREHVELVLDVVGLADRMDHYPSQLSGGQQQRVAVARAIVTDPAILVADEPTGDLDRVSAEEILQLMDRLVREFGKTIIMVTHDPRAAEKAHLIRHLEKGVLAE, encoded by the coding sequence GTGGGAGAATCTTCACTTCCCCTGGTGGAAATCAAGAACCTAATCAAGTCGTACCGTCGGGGGGTGCAGACCATCCCGGTCCTGCAGGATATTTCTTTCGATATCGCCGAAGGAGAATTTCTCGCACTCATGGGACCTTCCGGCTCCGGCAAGAGCACGCTTCTAAATCTCATAGCAGGGATCGATAAGCCGGATAGCGGGGAAATCCGGGTTTCGGGTACGGACATCGTCCAGCTCGACGACACAGCGCTTGCCGGCTGGCGGGCCTCAAATGTCGGTTTCATTTTTCAGTTCTACAACCTGATGCCGGTTCTTACCGCGTTTGAGAATGTCGAACTACCATTGCTTCTTACGCATCTGTCGCGGCGGGAGCGGCGGGAGCATGTCGAGCTGGTGCTGGACGTGGTGGGGCTTGCCGACCGGATGGACCATTATCCGTCACAGCTTTCGGGGGGGCAGCAGCAGCGAGTGGCGGTCGCCCGTGCCATCGTCACCGATCCCGCGATCCTGGTTGCGGATGAACCTACGGGGGACCTGGACAGGGTTTCGGCAGAGGAGATACTCCAACTGATGGATCGCCTCGTGCGGGAATTCGGCAAGACGATCATCATGGTTACTCACGACCCGCGGGCGGCCGAAAAGGCCCACCTCATCCGCCATCTGGAGAAGGGGGTGCTGGCGGAGTGA
- a CDS encoding ABC transporter ATP-binding protein: protein MNPLLQLNDLRKHFSVHSTFGAPQVLRAVDGVTLSLGEGETVGLAGESGCGKSTVAKIAMGLVPPTSGSVLFEGKPLAEMGKRELASFRKSTQMIFQDPFSSLNPRMRVGEIIGEPLAIHGIAAGAARHERVVQLMDKVGLPAEHYRRYPHEFSGGQRQRIGIARALAVNPRLLIADEPVSALDLSIQAQIINLLKDLQAELRLSYLFIAHDLSVVRHVSDRIAIMYLGRIVETAVTDQLFSRYQHPYTEALLSAVPLVGRAAPKKRIILQGELPSPLSPPSGCPFHTRCPYVQPPICTEIHPPLEEKKPGHFAACHFSNDLF from the coding sequence ATGAACCCTCTTCTGCAGCTTAATGACCTGCGAAAACATTTTTCCGTCCATTCCACCTTCGGAGCGCCTCAAGTTCTCAGGGCGGTGGATGGTGTGACCCTCTCACTGGGGGAAGGTGAAACTGTCGGCCTTGCCGGCGAGTCCGGGTGCGGAAAATCTACCGTGGCAAAAATCGCCATGGGGCTGGTGCCGCCGACTTCGGGCTCTGTTCTGTTTGAGGGAAAACCCCTTGCTGAAATGGGAAAGCGGGAGCTGGCTTCCTTCAGGAAAAGCACCCAGATGATTTTCCAGGACCCGTTTTCATCCCTTAATCCGCGCATGAGAGTCGGAGAAATCATCGGCGAGCCCCTCGCTATCCACGGAATCGCAGCCGGAGCAGCCCGGCACGAACGGGTTGTTCAGCTCATGGATAAGGTGGGGCTCCCGGCGGAGCATTACCGGAGGTATCCCCACGAGTTTTCAGGGGGGCAGCGCCAGAGGATAGGCATCGCACGCGCCCTTGCCGTGAATCCACGCCTGCTGATTGCAGATGAGCCCGTATCGGCCCTGGACCTTTCGATCCAGGCGCAGATTATCAATCTCCTGAAGGATCTGCAGGCGGAGCTCAGGCTGTCGTACCTTTTCATAGCTCACGATCTGTCGGTTGTCCGCCACGTGAGTGACCGGATCGCGATCATGTACCTCGGCAGGATTGTCGAGACGGCAGTAACGGATCAGCTCTTCTCCCGCTACCAGCATCCCTACACGGAAGCGCTCCTCTCCGCGGTGCCTCTTGTCGGTCGGGCAGCGCCCAAAAAGAGGATCATCCTGCAGGGGGAGCTCCCTTCACCGTTGTCGCCACCTTCCGGGTGTCCCTTCCACACACGCTGTCCGTATGTACAGCCCCCCATTTGCACCGAAATTCACCCTCCACTGGAAGAGAAAAAGCCGGGACACTTCGCAGCCTGCCATTTCAGCAACGACCTCTTTTAA
- a CDS encoding superoxide dismutase, giving the protein MTYTAKDYSKLIGMSGFSEALLKNHFTLYQGYVTNTNKVLETLDNLVKEDKTSTPEFAELKRRFGWEFNGMRLHELYFENLGGNGQVNREGRLARKKMEDFGSIEAWEKDFRGVAAMRGIGWAILYQDNVSGRLFNFWINEHDAGHPSGCTPLLILDVFEHAFMLDYQLKRPDYIQAFFSNVDWAAVEARLK; this is encoded by the coding sequence ATGACTTACACAGCCAAGGACTACAGCAAGCTTATAGGGATGAGCGGTTTCAGCGAGGCTCTTTTGAAGAACCATTTTACCCTTTATCAGGGGTACGTGACCAATACCAACAAGGTTCTCGAAACACTGGACAATCTGGTGAAGGAGGACAAGACGTCCACTCCGGAGTTTGCGGAACTTAAGCGCCGGTTCGGATGGGAATTCAACGGAATGCGCCTCCATGAGCTTTACTTCGAGAACCTCGGGGGGAACGGTCAGGTCAACAGGGAAGGACGGCTCGCCAGGAAAAAGATGGAAGACTTCGGCAGCATCGAAGCCTGGGAAAAGGATTTCCGCGGGGTTGCCGCCATGCGCGGCATTGGCTGGGCGATCCTTTATCAGGACAACGTGAGCGGGCGACTCTTCAATTTCTGGATCAACGAACATGACGCGGGGCATCCATCCGGCTGCACGCCGCTGCTCATCCTGGATGTTTTCGAGCACGCATTCATGCTGGATTACCAGCTTAAGCGGCCCGACTACATCCAGGCATTCTTCTCCAATGTGGATTGGGCGGCGGTGGAGGCGCGGCTAAAATAG
- a CDS encoding ABC transporter permease — translation MFLLKLIIRNAFRHRLRSMLTIVGVAIAILAFGLLRTLVGLWYLGVESSSATRLVTRNAISLVFSLPISYKDRIRQVEGVKQISWGNWFGGVYIDEKNFFPNFAIEPRSYLELYPEFMLSPDQRSAFILDRKGAVAGRKVAAKYGWKVGDQITLRGTIFPGQWSFTLRGIYRGAQKSTDETQFFFHWDYLNETLRKTEPRRADQAGFYMIGVTHPDLAAQVSTDVDAIFKNSLAETLTETERAFQMGFVSMTEAIMIAIRIVSYVVIVIIMVVAANTMAMTARERLSEYATMKALGFGGGHIAATIFGESLVIATLGGIAGIALTFPAAHWIETELAQYFPVFTIKPSTICFDMIAAWTVGIVAAVFPTWRGATIRIAEGFRRIG, via the coding sequence ATGTTCCTCCTCAAGCTCATCATACGAAACGCCTTCCGTCACAGGCTCCGTTCCATGCTGACGATAGTCGGAGTAGCTATAGCGATCCTGGCCTTCGGGCTCCTGCGCACCCTGGTGGGGCTCTGGTACCTGGGGGTGGAGTCCTCCTCCGCGACTCGCCTCGTCACCCGAAACGCAATTTCCCTCGTATTCTCTCTCCCTATTTCGTACAAGGACCGGATCCGCCAGGTGGAGGGGGTCAAGCAGATTTCATGGGGTAATTGGTTCGGCGGCGTCTATATCGACGAGAAGAATTTCTTTCCGAATTTCGCCATAGAGCCGAGAAGCTACCTTGAGCTCTACCCGGAGTTCATGCTTTCTCCCGACCAGCGCAGTGCGTTCATCCTCGACAGGAAGGGTGCCGTGGCGGGGCGGAAGGTGGCCGCAAAGTACGGATGGAAGGTGGGGGATCAGATAACTTTGCGCGGCACCATCTTTCCCGGCCAGTGGTCCTTCACGCTAAGGGGAATATACAGAGGCGCCCAGAAAAGCACAGACGAGACGCAGTTCTTCTTCCACTGGGATTACCTTAACGAGACACTGAGGAAGACGGAACCGCGCAGAGCGGATCAGGCCGGTTTCTACATGATCGGGGTAACTCATCCCGACCTGGCAGCACAGGTTTCCACCGATGTCGATGCCATCTTCAAGAACTCCCTGGCGGAGACCCTGACCGAAACGGAACGTGCCTTCCAGATGGGGTTCGTTTCGATGACCGAAGCGATCATGATCGCCATACGGATCGTCTCCTACGTGGTAATCGTCATCATAATGGTGGTTGCGGCCAACACAATGGCGATGACGGCACGTGAGCGGCTGTCCGAGTATGCAACCATGAAGGCCTTGGGCTTCGGAGGCGGACACATCGCAGCCACGATATTCGGGGAGTCACTGGTAATCGCCACTCTCGGCGGAATTGCCGGAATAGCCCTGACTTTTCCTGCCGCTCACTGGATCGAGACGGAACTCGCCCAGTATTTTCCCGTTTTCACCATCAAGCCCTCAACCATTTGCTTCGACATGATCGCCGCCTGGACCGTGGGTATAGTCGCAGCTGTCTTCCCGACCTGGCGCGGTGCAACCATCCGTATCGCAGAGGGCTTCCGGAGGATCGGGTGA
- a CDS encoding DUF3187 family protein, with amino-acid sequence MLLITLLTLLTPGRSWGVEITPFHTFNQSPLIQIFGLPAIEGGTLAGRGRMSVLVAADLASNHGIDKTDTEDITLDGETYRATLAVRYGIAPRWEVGFDLPWIVETGGFLDGFVSSFHDLFKIPQNGRDEIPKDRLLYTYSRNGTRLFQVDEPNDGVGDLRLTTAYQLYHDPEDSRSSIALRAALKLPTGDSAMLHGSGGTDCALWITGSDTYDVGEGRISLFGAAGGVVTAKGDVLSHMRRQVAGFGSIGLGWSPVDWFVLKSQFYAHSPFYRNSSLHELGITTLQWLGGVTFGITGNTALDIGVSEDILVVGTSPDVAFHLALRSSF; translated from the coding sequence ATGCTGCTGATCACCCTCCTCACGCTGCTGACCCCCGGCAGATCCTGGGGGGTAGAAATCACCCCCTTCCACACCTTCAATCAAAGTCCTTTGATACAGATTTTCGGCCTGCCGGCCATAGAGGGGGGAACGCTGGCAGGACGGGGACGAATGTCCGTACTAGTGGCAGCCGATCTGGCAAGCAACCATGGAATCGACAAGACCGACACGGAAGACATCACGCTCGACGGCGAAACCTATCGCGCGACCCTCGCAGTCCGTTACGGCATTGCCCCCCGATGGGAGGTGGGTTTCGACCTTCCATGGATCGTCGAGACTGGTGGTTTCCTGGACGGTTTCGTCTCCAGTTTTCACGACCTGTTCAAAATCCCCCAGAATGGTCGTGACGAGATACCGAAGGACCGGCTGCTCTACACCTACAGCCGCAATGGCACCCGGCTCTTCCAGGTAGATGAACCCAACGACGGAGTGGGGGACCTCAGGCTCACGACAGCATACCAGCTGTACCATGACCCGGAAGACTCCCGATCCTCCATTGCGCTGAGAGCCGCACTGAAGCTCCCGACAGGCGACAGCGCCATGCTTCACGGCAGTGGCGGAACCGACTGCGCCCTCTGGATAACCGGTTCCGACACCTACGACGTCGGTGAAGGACGTATCAGCCTTTTCGGTGCGGCAGGAGGAGTAGTGACCGCTAAAGGGGATGTGCTTTCCCATATGCGGCGCCAGGTGGCGGGTTTCGGCTCCATCGGCCTGGGGTGGAGCCCGGTGGACTGGTTCGTCCTGAAGTCACAGTTCTACGCCCATTCACCTTTTTACCGGAACAGCTCCCTCCACGAACTGGGGATAACCACCCTTCAGTGGCTGGGGGGGGTGACCTTCGGGATCACCGGCAATACAGCCCTGGATATCGGCGTCTCGGAAGATATCCTCGTTGTCGGCACATCCCCCGATGTCGCCTTTCACCTCGCACTCCGGTCCTCTTTCTAA
- a CDS encoding efflux RND transporter periplasmic adaptor subunit → MATDLSRLKIEKRAPETGARGRRRWRLPAALVGGIAIVAAALALFPRSVEISTASVSQVYPSQSFTLLNASGYVVADRKAAVAAKITGRLDWLGVEEGTRVREGQVLARLENLDTRAARDQAAANLAGASASVEQALAEIGDAKSAFERQKELVGQGIVAKSEFDAAEARYLKAQAALEGARHQVRSAQAALRNAQVNLDYTFIRAPFDAVVLTKNADVGDIVTPIGAAANAKAAVVTIADMNSLQVEADVSEANLGKVRSGQPCEIQLDAFPDSRFRGRVHMIVPTADRSKATVMVKVRFLDLDSRILPEMSAKVAFLQREVKPEESSPRLAVNPAAVTTRDGRQVIFVVKDGRVSAVPVTLGGRIGDMVEVRSGLKAGDKVALKPLGELKDGSKVTTADK, encoded by the coding sequence ATGGCAACGGACCTCAGCAGGCTTAAAATCGAGAAGCGGGCGCCGGAGACGGGCGCGCGAGGGCGAAGAAGGTGGCGGCTGCCTGCAGCGCTTGTGGGGGGTATCGCCATCGTTGCGGCCGCCCTGGCTCTCTTCCCCCGGAGCGTCGAAATAAGTACCGCAAGCGTTTCCCAGGTCTATCCCTCCCAGTCATTCACCCTTCTCAATGCCAGTGGATACGTGGTGGCTGACCGCAAGGCTGCAGTCGCCGCCAAGATAACCGGCCGGCTCGACTGGCTCGGAGTTGAAGAGGGCACCCGTGTTCGGGAGGGGCAGGTGCTTGCCCGCCTCGAGAACCTCGATACCCGGGCGGCCAGGGATCAGGCGGCCGCGAATCTTGCCGGCGCTTCCGCTTCCGTGGAGCAGGCCCTGGCCGAGATCGGCGACGCGAAGAGCGCCTTCGAGCGGCAGAAGGAACTGGTGGGGCAGGGAATAGTCGCCAAATCCGAGTTCGATGCAGCCGAAGCCCGATACCTGAAGGCTCAAGCTGCGCTGGAGGGGGCGCGTCACCAGGTCCGCTCGGCGCAGGCAGCGCTCAGGAATGCTCAGGTAAATCTGGATTACACCTTTATAAGAGCGCCCTTCGACGCAGTGGTGCTTACCAAGAATGCGGATGTCGGGGATATAGTGACTCCCATTGGAGCCGCGGCCAACGCCAAGGCGGCCGTAGTAACTATTGCCGACATGAATTCGCTGCAGGTGGAGGCTGACGTCTCCGAGGCGAATCTGGGGAAGGTGAGGTCCGGGCAGCCCTGCGAGATACAGCTGGACGCCTTTCCCGATTCGAGGTTTCGCGGCCGGGTCCACATGATCGTTCCCACCGCTGACAGATCCAAGGCAACGGTCATGGTGAAGGTCCGTTTCCTGGATCTGGACAGCCGGATACTCCCTGAAATGAGCGCAAAAGTGGCCTTTCTGCAGCGCGAGGTGAAGCCGGAGGAGAGTTCTCCGCGGCTCGCGGTAAACCCGGCTGCCGTGACCACCCGTGACGGACGCCAGGTTATTTTTGTCGTAAAGGATGGGAGGGTGTCGGCCGTTCCGGTAACCCTGGGGGGCAGGATCGGCGACATGGTGGAGGTGCGAAGCGGGTTGAAGGCGGGGGATAAAGTGGCTCTCAAGCCTCTCGGCGAGCTGAAGGACGGAAGCAAGGTAACGACTGCGGATAAATAG
- a CDS encoding type 1 glutamine amidotransferase domain-containing protein produces the protein MKALFISADNFEDLELFVPYYRLLEAGIDVDLASMKTGAIKGKHGYEINVSKTLDEVRPEDYQILVLPGGKAPEAIRNVPRAQEIARHFMQREKPVAAICHGPQTLISAGLLKGRRATSYQSVAPEMRDAGVSYEDSEVVVEGKLVTSRQPEDLPAFTREMMRMIGR, from the coding sequence ATGAAAGCCCTTTTCATCAGTGCGGACAACTTCGAGGACCTGGAGCTGTTCGTCCCGTACTACCGTCTCCTGGAGGCGGGGATCGACGTTGATCTCGCTTCCATGAAGACCGGAGCCATCAAGGGGAAACACGGCTACGAGATCAACGTGAGCAAGACTCTCGACGAGGTGCGTCCGGAGGATTATCAGATTCTCGTCCTTCCGGGGGGAAAAGCTCCGGAGGCCATAAGGAACGTACCGAGGGCGCAGGAGATTGCCCGGCATTTCATGCAGCGGGAAAAGCCGGTCGCGGCAATATGCCACGGTCCTCAAACCCTGATAAGCGCAGGGCTGCTGAAGGGGCGGCGCGCCACCTCCTATCAGTCGGTAGCGCCCGAGATGAGGGATGCAGGGGTCAGCTACGAAGACAGTGAGGTGGTTGTGGAAGGCAAACTTGTGACGTCCCGCCAACCGGAGGACCTGCCTGCTTTTACTCGTGAGATGATGAGGATGATCGGCAGGTGA